In a genomic window of Plutella xylostella chromosome 16, ilPluXylo3.1, whole genome shotgun sequence:
- the LOC105387882 gene encoding glutamic acid-rich protein isoform X2: MPIGNVNKEAPPKRETFRPPWVKEKDTEAPPPWTQGRKLKPVDAKPSPAEEPAPKPVKEPALKAKEPEPKAKEPEPKAVKTVKEPFSKPLEPVVPRTTVKVAPKAQASIKEKSQNGVVDKLEKAEKTDKAETVIEDKLVKPSAAKQADKASRPPDEKPRFTKSSLKKTVKVEEPPTNKAPERPTLRSVRTIDDKNKEKSVTISERPKVSPEKTIAPKTNHVNNDKSAVNGKKVNSILKEKVTGKPKEEIEKVEEKPKMATKPPTPLEKTPSKLPPRKPSIQKQMSKDEPVKKWRDPLHERVKENIDKTLANEIPKGHTLTKNESLRSLLKPTPPPPPPPLPPKMPPPPEFKKPSLDPEKLKKIEQLRSRPRRRPDWSDMMKEVEQGRKLKKVVCNDRSSPVITRSAVVKNKEQFIFESEKPTAHNDLLKEINKGVKLKKTKTNDRSKPNLEGLRKFRRQMTIEEQVLKSMSQANLLAASPSGASVCDAAGVMPGILGVDDDDIDEMDDIDKVRDDLQSTKQLLQIELRNKEAQERENKRLQTRIKNLEAELARERALARQEQHKTVISVTDAYDERLVNSLKSEIERFRETADNLEKQYLEAAEERDDAQKELDEVKRKNAELEKKLEQALSVEIEQAYIVSEEPLSFYQKRQIDFEKQCRLLNIDINSEEAYSLRKSAAKTDVHNNNAYSYDDNTNAYSSRWDDEGIVPTNAGSRRSSHAIKQLSVTKDDSFEEEEESEPEEEESEEKKQKRMEKEVRNMRSKISHLKQKQDTMKSERVAYKMMLKNQQAALKNEKKKYKELKREVDKMAAMMKEVGSDEEDDEDEDDEDEEEEQKSSSEEEETETETEQDTESETESESEPEDAPIPKKKDNLMTRLKRHETRVNALKKGNALLIANVDRMKDEVLKQRDESASLKKELDSLIEDLE, from the exons ATGCCTATAGGCAACGTGAACAAGGAAGCTCCTCCGAAGCGGGAGACCTTCAGGCCTCCCTGGGTCAAGGAGAAAGACACAGAAGCACCCCCACCATGGACCCAGGGTAGGAAGCTGAAGCCAGTGGACGCCAAGCCAAGCCCAGCTGAAGAGCCAGCACCAAAACCTGTTAAAGAGCCAGCACTGAAAGCTAAAGAGCCAGAACCGAAAGCTAAAGAGCCGGAGCCAAAAGCTGTGAAAACTGTGAAAGAGCCATTCTCAAAGCCTTTAGAACCTGTGGTGCCGAGGACCACTGTAAAAG TGGCACCTAAAGCTCAAGCATCCATCAAGGAAAAAAGTCAAAACGGTGTAGTAGATAAATTGGAAAAAGCAGAAAAAACCGACAAAGCTGAAACAGTTATTGAAGACAAACTTGTAAAGCCATCTGCAGCCAAACAGGCTGACAAAGCATCTAGACCACCAGATGAAAAACCTAGATTTACCAAATCCAGCCTAAAGAAAACTGTCAAAGTTGAAGAACCTCCCACAAACAAAGCTCCTGAAAGACCCACTCTAAGAAGTGTCAGGACGATTGATgataaaaacaaagaaaaatcaGTAACTATATCAGAGAGACCTAAGGTATCTCCAGAAAAGACCATTGCTCCAAAGACCAATCatgtaaataatgataaatcaGCAGTAAATGGTAAAAAAGTTAACTCAATTTTGAAAGAGAAAGTTACCGGTAAGCCTAAAGAAGAAATAGAGAAAGTAGAAGAGAAACCCAAAATGGCTACTAAACCACCCACTCCTTTGGAAAAAACTCCATCAAag CTACCACCTCGCAAGCCTTCTATACAGAAGCAGATGTCAAAAGATGAGCCGGTGAAGAAATGGAGGGACCCCCTCCACGAGagggtgaaggaaaacatcgacAAGACTCTCGCCAATGAAATACCCAAAGGACACACGCTCACCAAAAATGAGAGTTTAAGAA GCCTGCTCAAgccgacgccgccgccgcccccgccgcctcTCCCACCCAAAATGCCGCCACCGCCGGAGTTCAAGAAACCGTCTCTTGACCCTGAGAAGCTGAAGAAGATAGAGCAGCTCCGCAGCCGTCCGCGCAGGCGTCCCGACTGGAGCGACATGATGAAGGAGGTGGAGCAGGGGAGGAAGCTGAAGAAAGTCGTCTGTAATGACAG ATCAAGCCCAGTGATAACACGATCGGCCGTGGTCAAGAATAAAGAACAGTTTATCTTCGAGTCTGAAAAGCCGACTGCTCACAATGATTTGTTGAAGGAGATCAACAAGGGAGTCAAGCTAAAGAAGACAAAGACCAACGACAGGAGTAAACCGAATCTTGAGGGCTTGAGGAAATTCAGAAGACAAATGACGATCGAAGAGCAAGTCCTGAAGTCGATGTCGCAGGCGAATCTACTGGCTGCTTCTCCTTCTGGAGCGTCGGTCTGTGAT GCCGCCGGAGTCATGCCAGGCATTCTTGGTGTTGATGATGACGACATCGATGAAATGGACGATATTGATAAGGTCCGAGATGACCTTCAGTCGACTAAGCAACTCTTGCAAATAGAACTCAG AAACAAAGAAGCTCAAGAACGAGAAAACAAGCGGCTACAGACGAGAATAAAGAACTTAGAAGCGGAATTAGCAAGAGAAAGAGCTTTAGCCAGACAAGAGCAGCACAAAACAGTGATATCAGTCACCGACGCCTACGACGAGAGACTGGTCAACAGTCTTAAGTCAGAAATTGAAAGATTTAGAGAAACCGCGGATAATTTAGAGAAACAATATTTGGAAGCCGCCGAAGAAAGAGACGATGCACAGAAAGAACTGGATGAAGTGAAACGAAAGAACGCAGAGTTAGAGAAGAAGTTAGAACAAGCTTTATCG GTAGAGATTGAACAAGCGTACATAGTTTCAGAGGAGCCATTATCGTTTTACCAGAAGAGGCAGATCGATTTTGAGAAGCAATGTAGGTTGTTGAACATTGATATTAACTCTGAAGAAGCTTACAGCTTGAGAAAGTCTGCCGCTAAAACTGATGTTCATAACAATAACGCTTATAGCTATGATGATAATACCAACGCTTATAGTTCTAGATGGGATGACGAG GGTATAGTCCCCACGAACGCCGGGTCTCGGAGGTCGAGCCACGCCATCAAGCAGCTGTCTGTCACGAAGGACGACAGCTTCGAAGAGGAGGAGGAATCAGAGCCAGAGGAG GAGGAGAGTGAAGAGAAGAAACAGAAGCGGATGGAGAAGGAGGTGCGCAACATGAGGTCCAAGATCAGCCACCTGAAGCAGAAGCAGGACACCATGAAGAGCGAGCGGGTCGCCTACAAGATGATGCTGAAGAACCAGCAGGCGGCGCTCAA aaACGAGAAAAAGAAATACAAGGAGCTAAAACGCGAAGTagacaaaatggctgccatgATGAAGGAAGTTGGGTCTGATGAAGAAGATGATGAAGACGAGGATGATGAGGACGAGGAAGAGGAACAGAAGTCCTCGAGTGAGGAAGAGGAAACGGAAACGGAAACTGAACAGGATACTGAGAGCGAGACGGAGAGCGAGAGCGAGCCAGAG GATGCACCAATTCCAAAGAAGAAAGATAACCTGATGACAAGATTAAAGAGGCACGAGACAAGAGTGAATGCTTTGAAAAAAGGAAATGCTTTACTAATAGCCAACGTGGATCGAATGAAAGACGAGGTGTTGAAGCAAAGAGACGAATCGGCATCACTGAAGAAAGAATTAGATTCACTCATTGAAGATCTCGAGTAG
- the LOC105387882 gene encoding paramyosin isoform X3, with translation METIRGLLQNQHKAQNFNNSRMPIGNVNKEAPPKRETFRPPWVKEKDTEAPPPWTQGRKLKPVDAKPSPAEEPAPKPVKEPALKAKEPEPKAKEPEPKAVKTVKEPFSKPLEPVVPRTTVKVAPKAQASIKEKSQNGVVDKLEKAEKTDKAETVIEDKLVKPSAAKQADKASRPPDEKPRFTKSSLKKTVKVEEPPTNKAPERPTLRSVRTIDDKNKEKSVTISERPKVSPEKTIAPKTNHVNNDKSAVNGKKVNSILKEKVTGKPKEEIEKVEEKPKMATKPPTPLEKTPSKLPPRKPSIQKQMSKDEPVKKWRDPLHERVKENIDKTLANEIPKGHTLTKNESLRSLLKPTPPPPPPPLPPKMPPPPEFKKPSLDPEKLKKIEQLRSRPRRRPDWSDMMKEVEQGRKLKKVVCNDRSSPVITRSAVVKNKEQFIFESEKPTAHNDLLKEINKGVKLKKTKTNDRSKPNLEGLRKFRRQMTIEEQVLKSMSQANLLAASPSGASVCDAAGVMPGILGVDDDDIDEMDDIDKVRDDLQSTKQLLQIELRNKEAQERENKRLQTRIKNLEAELARERALARQEQHKTVISVTDAYDERLVNSLKSEIERFRETADNLEKQYLEAAEERDDAQKELDEVKRKNAELEKKLEQALSGIVPTNAGSRRSSHAIKQLSVTKDDSFEEEEESEPEEEESEEKKQKRMEKEVRNMRSKISHLKQKQDTMKSERVAYKMMLKNQQAALKNEKKKYKELKREVDKMAAMMKEVGSDEEDDEDEDDEDEEEEQKSSSEEEETETETEQDTESETESESEPEDAPIPKKKDNLMTRLKRHETRVNALKKGNALLIANVDRMKDEVLKQRDESASLKKELDSLIEDLE, from the exons ATGGAAACTATACGGGGACTTTTGCAAAATCAACATAAAGCTCAAAATTTTAAC AACAGCAGAATGCCTATAGGCAACGTGAACAAGGAAGCTCCTCCGAAGCGGGAGACCTTCAGGCCTCCCTGGGTCAAGGAGAAAGACACAGAAGCACCCCCACCATGGACCCAGGGTAGGAAGCTGAAGCCAGTGGACGCCAAGCCAAGCCCAGCTGAAGAGCCAGCACCAAAACCTGTTAAAGAGCCAGCACTGAAAGCTAAAGAGCCAGAACCGAAAGCTAAAGAGCCGGAGCCAAAAGCTGTGAAAACTGTGAAAGAGCCATTCTCAAAGCCTTTAGAACCTGTGGTGCCGAGGACCACTGTAAAAG TGGCACCTAAAGCTCAAGCATCCATCAAGGAAAAAAGTCAAAACGGTGTAGTAGATAAATTGGAAAAAGCAGAAAAAACCGACAAAGCTGAAACAGTTATTGAAGACAAACTTGTAAAGCCATCTGCAGCCAAACAGGCTGACAAAGCATCTAGACCACCAGATGAAAAACCTAGATTTACCAAATCCAGCCTAAAGAAAACTGTCAAAGTTGAAGAACCTCCCACAAACAAAGCTCCTGAAAGACCCACTCTAAGAAGTGTCAGGACGATTGATgataaaaacaaagaaaaatcaGTAACTATATCAGAGAGACCTAAGGTATCTCCAGAAAAGACCATTGCTCCAAAGACCAATCatgtaaataatgataaatcaGCAGTAAATGGTAAAAAAGTTAACTCAATTTTGAAAGAGAAAGTTACCGGTAAGCCTAAAGAAGAAATAGAGAAAGTAGAAGAGAAACCCAAAATGGCTACTAAACCACCCACTCCTTTGGAAAAAACTCCATCAAag CTACCACCTCGCAAGCCTTCTATACAGAAGCAGATGTCAAAAGATGAGCCGGTGAAGAAATGGAGGGACCCCCTCCACGAGagggtgaaggaaaacatcgacAAGACTCTCGCCAATGAAATACCCAAAGGACACACGCTCACCAAAAATGAGAGTTTAAGAA GCCTGCTCAAgccgacgccgccgccgcccccgccgcctcTCCCACCCAAAATGCCGCCACCGCCGGAGTTCAAGAAACCGTCTCTTGACCCTGAGAAGCTGAAGAAGATAGAGCAGCTCCGCAGCCGTCCGCGCAGGCGTCCCGACTGGAGCGACATGATGAAGGAGGTGGAGCAGGGGAGGAAGCTGAAGAAAGTCGTCTGTAATGACAG ATCAAGCCCAGTGATAACACGATCGGCCGTGGTCAAGAATAAAGAACAGTTTATCTTCGAGTCTGAAAAGCCGACTGCTCACAATGATTTGTTGAAGGAGATCAACAAGGGAGTCAAGCTAAAGAAGACAAAGACCAACGACAGGAGTAAACCGAATCTTGAGGGCTTGAGGAAATTCAGAAGACAAATGACGATCGAAGAGCAAGTCCTGAAGTCGATGTCGCAGGCGAATCTACTGGCTGCTTCTCCTTCTGGAGCGTCGGTCTGTGAT GCCGCCGGAGTCATGCCAGGCATTCTTGGTGTTGATGATGACGACATCGATGAAATGGACGATATTGATAAGGTCCGAGATGACCTTCAGTCGACTAAGCAACTCTTGCAAATAGAACTCAG AAACAAAGAAGCTCAAGAACGAGAAAACAAGCGGCTACAGACGAGAATAAAGAACTTAGAAGCGGAATTAGCAAGAGAAAGAGCTTTAGCCAGACAAGAGCAGCACAAAACAGTGATATCAGTCACCGACGCCTACGACGAGAGACTGGTCAACAGTCTTAAGTCAGAAATTGAAAGATTTAGAGAAACCGCGGATAATTTAGAGAAACAATATTTGGAAGCCGCCGAAGAAAGAGACGATGCACAGAAAGAACTGGATGAAGTGAAACGAAAGAACGCAGAGTTAGAGAAGAAGTTAGAACAAGCTTTATCG GGTATAGTCCCCACGAACGCCGGGTCTCGGAGGTCGAGCCACGCCATCAAGCAGCTGTCTGTCACGAAGGACGACAGCTTCGAAGAGGAGGAGGAATCAGAGCCAGAGGAG GAGGAGAGTGAAGAGAAGAAACAGAAGCGGATGGAGAAGGAGGTGCGCAACATGAGGTCCAAGATCAGCCACCTGAAGCAGAAGCAGGACACCATGAAGAGCGAGCGGGTCGCCTACAAGATGATGCTGAAGAACCAGCAGGCGGCGCTCAA aaACGAGAAAAAGAAATACAAGGAGCTAAAACGCGAAGTagacaaaatggctgccatgATGAAGGAAGTTGGGTCTGATGAAGAAGATGATGAAGACGAGGATGATGAGGACGAGGAAGAGGAACAGAAGTCCTCGAGTGAGGAAGAGGAAACGGAAACGGAAACTGAACAGGATACTGAGAGCGAGACGGAGAGCGAGAGCGAGCCAGAG GATGCACCAATTCCAAAGAAGAAAGATAACCTGATGACAAGATTAAAGAGGCACGAGACAAGAGTGAATGCTTTGAAAAAAGGAAATGCTTTACTAATAGCCAACGTGGATCGAATGAAAGACGAGGTGTTGAAGCAAAGAGACGAATCGGCATCACTGAAGAAAGAATTAGATTCACTCATTGAAGATCTCGAGTAG
- the LOC105387882 gene encoding glutamic acid-rich protein isoform X1: METIRGLLQNQHKAQNFNNSRMPIGNVNKEAPPKRETFRPPWVKEKDTEAPPPWTQGRKLKPVDAKPSPAEEPAPKPVKEPALKAKEPEPKAKEPEPKAVKTVKEPFSKPLEPVVPRTTVKVAPKAQASIKEKSQNGVVDKLEKAEKTDKAETVIEDKLVKPSAAKQADKASRPPDEKPRFTKSSLKKTVKVEEPPTNKAPERPTLRSVRTIDDKNKEKSVTISERPKVSPEKTIAPKTNHVNNDKSAVNGKKVNSILKEKVTGKPKEEIEKVEEKPKMATKPPTPLEKTPSKLPPRKPSIQKQMSKDEPVKKWRDPLHERVKENIDKTLANEIPKGHTLTKNESLRSLLKPTPPPPPPPLPPKMPPPPEFKKPSLDPEKLKKIEQLRSRPRRRPDWSDMMKEVEQGRKLKKVVCNDRSSPVITRSAVVKNKEQFIFESEKPTAHNDLLKEINKGVKLKKTKTNDRSKPNLEGLRKFRRQMTIEEQVLKSMSQANLLAASPSGASVCDAAGVMPGILGVDDDDIDEMDDIDKVRDDLQSTKQLLQIELRNKEAQERENKRLQTRIKNLEAELARERALARQEQHKTVISVTDAYDERLVNSLKSEIERFRETADNLEKQYLEAAEERDDAQKELDEVKRKNAELEKKLEQALSVEIEQAYIVSEEPLSFYQKRQIDFEKQCRLLNIDINSEEAYSLRKSAAKTDVHNNNAYSYDDNTNAYSSRWDDEGIVPTNAGSRRSSHAIKQLSVTKDDSFEEEEESEPEEEESEEKKQKRMEKEVRNMRSKISHLKQKQDTMKSERVAYKMMLKNQQAALKNEKKKYKELKREVDKMAAMMKEVGSDEEDDEDEDDEDEEEEQKSSSEEEETETETEQDTESETESESEPEDAPIPKKKDNLMTRLKRHETRVNALKKGNALLIANVDRMKDEVLKQRDESASLKKELDSLIEDLE, encoded by the exons ATGGAAACTATACGGGGACTTTTGCAAAATCAACATAAAGCTCAAAATTTTAAC AACAGCAGAATGCCTATAGGCAACGTGAACAAGGAAGCTCCTCCGAAGCGGGAGACCTTCAGGCCTCCCTGGGTCAAGGAGAAAGACACAGAAGCACCCCCACCATGGACCCAGGGTAGGAAGCTGAAGCCAGTGGACGCCAAGCCAAGCCCAGCTGAAGAGCCAGCACCAAAACCTGTTAAAGAGCCAGCACTGAAAGCTAAAGAGCCAGAACCGAAAGCTAAAGAGCCGGAGCCAAAAGCTGTGAAAACTGTGAAAGAGCCATTCTCAAAGCCTTTAGAACCTGTGGTGCCGAGGACCACTGTAAAAG TGGCACCTAAAGCTCAAGCATCCATCAAGGAAAAAAGTCAAAACGGTGTAGTAGATAAATTGGAAAAAGCAGAAAAAACCGACAAAGCTGAAACAGTTATTGAAGACAAACTTGTAAAGCCATCTGCAGCCAAACAGGCTGACAAAGCATCTAGACCACCAGATGAAAAACCTAGATTTACCAAATCCAGCCTAAAGAAAACTGTCAAAGTTGAAGAACCTCCCACAAACAAAGCTCCTGAAAGACCCACTCTAAGAAGTGTCAGGACGATTGATgataaaaacaaagaaaaatcaGTAACTATATCAGAGAGACCTAAGGTATCTCCAGAAAAGACCATTGCTCCAAAGACCAATCatgtaaataatgataaatcaGCAGTAAATGGTAAAAAAGTTAACTCAATTTTGAAAGAGAAAGTTACCGGTAAGCCTAAAGAAGAAATAGAGAAAGTAGAAGAGAAACCCAAAATGGCTACTAAACCACCCACTCCTTTGGAAAAAACTCCATCAAag CTACCACCTCGCAAGCCTTCTATACAGAAGCAGATGTCAAAAGATGAGCCGGTGAAGAAATGGAGGGACCCCCTCCACGAGagggtgaaggaaaacatcgacAAGACTCTCGCCAATGAAATACCCAAAGGACACACGCTCACCAAAAATGAGAGTTTAAGAA GCCTGCTCAAgccgacgccgccgccgcccccgccgcctcTCCCACCCAAAATGCCGCCACCGCCGGAGTTCAAGAAACCGTCTCTTGACCCTGAGAAGCTGAAGAAGATAGAGCAGCTCCGCAGCCGTCCGCGCAGGCGTCCCGACTGGAGCGACATGATGAAGGAGGTGGAGCAGGGGAGGAAGCTGAAGAAAGTCGTCTGTAATGACAG ATCAAGCCCAGTGATAACACGATCGGCCGTGGTCAAGAATAAAGAACAGTTTATCTTCGAGTCTGAAAAGCCGACTGCTCACAATGATTTGTTGAAGGAGATCAACAAGGGAGTCAAGCTAAAGAAGACAAAGACCAACGACAGGAGTAAACCGAATCTTGAGGGCTTGAGGAAATTCAGAAGACAAATGACGATCGAAGAGCAAGTCCTGAAGTCGATGTCGCAGGCGAATCTACTGGCTGCTTCTCCTTCTGGAGCGTCGGTCTGTGAT GCCGCCGGAGTCATGCCAGGCATTCTTGGTGTTGATGATGACGACATCGATGAAATGGACGATATTGATAAGGTCCGAGATGACCTTCAGTCGACTAAGCAACTCTTGCAAATAGAACTCAG AAACAAAGAAGCTCAAGAACGAGAAAACAAGCGGCTACAGACGAGAATAAAGAACTTAGAAGCGGAATTAGCAAGAGAAAGAGCTTTAGCCAGACAAGAGCAGCACAAAACAGTGATATCAGTCACCGACGCCTACGACGAGAGACTGGTCAACAGTCTTAAGTCAGAAATTGAAAGATTTAGAGAAACCGCGGATAATTTAGAGAAACAATATTTGGAAGCCGCCGAAGAAAGAGACGATGCACAGAAAGAACTGGATGAAGTGAAACGAAAGAACGCAGAGTTAGAGAAGAAGTTAGAACAAGCTTTATCG GTAGAGATTGAACAAGCGTACATAGTTTCAGAGGAGCCATTATCGTTTTACCAGAAGAGGCAGATCGATTTTGAGAAGCAATGTAGGTTGTTGAACATTGATATTAACTCTGAAGAAGCTTACAGCTTGAGAAAGTCTGCCGCTAAAACTGATGTTCATAACAATAACGCTTATAGCTATGATGATAATACCAACGCTTATAGTTCTAGATGGGATGACGAG GGTATAGTCCCCACGAACGCCGGGTCTCGGAGGTCGAGCCACGCCATCAAGCAGCTGTCTGTCACGAAGGACGACAGCTTCGAAGAGGAGGAGGAATCAGAGCCAGAGGAG GAGGAGAGTGAAGAGAAGAAACAGAAGCGGATGGAGAAGGAGGTGCGCAACATGAGGTCCAAGATCAGCCACCTGAAGCAGAAGCAGGACACCATGAAGAGCGAGCGGGTCGCCTACAAGATGATGCTGAAGAACCAGCAGGCGGCGCTCAA aaACGAGAAAAAGAAATACAAGGAGCTAAAACGCGAAGTagacaaaatggctgccatgATGAAGGAAGTTGGGTCTGATGAAGAAGATGATGAAGACGAGGATGATGAGGACGAGGAAGAGGAACAGAAGTCCTCGAGTGAGGAAGAGGAAACGGAAACGGAAACTGAACAGGATACTGAGAGCGAGACGGAGAGCGAGAGCGAGCCAGAG GATGCACCAATTCCAAAGAAGAAAGATAACCTGATGACAAGATTAAAGAGGCACGAGACAAGAGTGAATGCTTTGAAAAAAGGAAATGCTTTACTAATAGCCAACGTGGATCGAATGAAAGACGAGGTGTTGAAGCAAAGAGACGAATCGGCATCACTGAAGAAAGAATTAGATTCACTCATTGAAGATCTCGAGTAG
- the LOC105388663 gene encoding peptidoglycan-recognition protein LB → MMVPSSSMVVVALSLLGAVSALPAGHTNNKLKSDVTYPFPYVTRAQWRGRPPTSVTPLASPAPLVLIHHSFEPAACRDRAECSRAMRLMQDYHQMHQGWADIGYNFAVGSDGVVYEARGWTTVGAHASSYNSKSIGIVLIGDWIESVPPPAQLQAAKDLIRSGVDRGFISPEYTLAGHRNVGSTECPGQALYEEIQTWDHFSDTL, encoded by the exons ATGATGGTGCCGTCCTCGAGTATGGTGGTCGTGGCTCTAAGTCTACTTGGAGCTGTGAGCGCGTTGCCTGCAGGCCACACAAACAACAAGTTGAAGTCAG ACGTTACCTACCCGTTCCCCTACGTGACCCGCGCGCAGTGGCGGGGCCGCCCGCCCACATCCGTGACGCCCCTGGCCAGCCCTGCGCCCCTGGTGCTCATCCACCACAGCTTCGAGCCAGCCGCCTGCCGCGACCGCGCCGAGTGCAGCCGCGCCATGCGACTCATGCAGGACTACCACCAGATGCACCAGGGATGGGCTGATATTGGATACAA TTTCGCGGTCGGCAGCGACGGAGTGGTGTACGAGGCGCGTGGCTGGACTACGGTCGGGGCGCACGCCTCTTCCTACAACTCTAAGAGCATCGGCATCGTGCTCATTGGCGATTGGATCG AATCAGTGCCACCACCAGCCCAGCTGCAAGCGGCCAAAGACCTGATCAGGAGTGGCGTAGACCGTGGCTTCATCAGCCCAGAATACACGCTGGCTGGCCACCGGAATGTTGGCAGCACTGAGTGCCCCGGGCAAGCGCTGTACGAAGAGATCCAGACTTGGGACCATTTCAGTGATACTCTGTGA
- the LOC105386207 gene encoding peptidoglycan-recognition protein LB-like isoform X2 → MALQLIVKLVSLICAVSAFPTTENSDATFTLHDRASWGAAAATDTRQLATPVPYVVLHHTYIPGACNTTLECAASMRAMQRYHVGLGWGDIGYNFCVGSDGAVYEGRGWRHIGIHAGKVNSLSIGICLIGDWRFELPPPQQLATTRALISSLVSRGAVSPRYRLVGHRQATPTECPGDRLFREISTWDHFAAGDLKTDNMVNKAR, encoded by the exons atgGCTTTACAATTAATAGTGAAGCTGGTATCTTTGATCTGTGCAGTGAGTGCTTTTCCTACGACAGAAAATAGTGACGCAA CCTTCACCCTCCACGACCGGGCATCCTGGGGCGCAGCCGCCGCCACGGACACCAGGCAACTAGCCACGCCAGTCCCGTACGTGGTGCTGCACCACACCTACATCCCTGGCGCCTGTAATACCACCCTGGAGTGCGCGGCCAGCATGCGAGCCATGCAGCGGTACCATGTGGGGCTGGGGTGGGGGGATATTGGGTATAA TTTCTGCGTGGGCAGCGACGGAGCGGTATACGAGGGGCGAGGGTGGAGACACATCGGCATCCACGCCGGAAAAGTTAACTCACTCAGCATCGGCATATGTCTTATTGGAGATTGGAGAt TCGAGCTGCCACCCCCCCAGCAACTAGCCACCACCCGCGCGCTGATCTCCTCACTGGTGTCGCGCGGCGCCGTCAGCCCCCGGTACCGGCTGGTGGGCCACCGCCAGGCCACGCCCACAGAGTGCCCCGGAGACAGGTTGTTCAGAGAGATCTCCACGTGGGACCATTTTGCTGCTGGTGATCTGAAGACTGATAATATGGTTAATAAAGCTAGATAG